One genomic window of Rhizobium sp. NZLR1 includes the following:
- a CDS encoding sugar ABC transporter ATP-binding protein yields MTAISLKQPVTARDDIIRFEGIVKHFGGAQALAGASLIVRRGTIHGLVGQNGAGKSTLIKLLAGLHQPDGGRIEIEGQTFDRLTPHLAEELGIHFIHQDRLLVPTFTVGEALFLGREPRIAGTPFLDRRLMQRRASDILNDYFGIRLPNAALIGELSTAEKQIVQITRALLNQPKVLVFDEPTAALVRREADILFRLIRRLRDEGVTIIYISHYLNEIEELCDHVTVLRNGLDVASSPIGDTSAAAIARLMVERDIKEMFPKPQVTPGAEILKVEQLSAPGKYTDVSFTLRRGEVLGLTGLLGSGAKELVRTLFGLETAGPGRIEVGGRVARFTNPTQAAGRQIALVPEDRRRHGVALDLSVAENISLSSLGRFTRFGFLDRRHEQSEIDALITRLQVKTNGRNALLRTLSGGNQQKVAIAKWLSRRSEVYLLDEPTVGVDIGSKVEIYTLIGELAARGAGVIVLSSDLPELVGITDRILVLFRGRVVREFISSETSADAVLAQSTGSSKEQRHVG; encoded by the coding sequence ATGACGGCCATTTCGTTGAAACAGCCGGTGACGGCACGCGACGACATCATCCGCTTTGAAGGCATCGTCAAGCATTTCGGCGGTGCGCAGGCGCTTGCCGGTGCGTCGCTGATCGTCAGGCGCGGCACCATCCACGGTCTCGTCGGCCAGAACGGCGCCGGCAAGTCGACGCTGATTAAGCTGCTGGCCGGTCTTCACCAGCCCGATGGCGGCCGGATCGAGATCGAAGGGCAAACATTCGACAGGCTGACACCGCATCTTGCCGAAGAGCTCGGCATCCACTTCATTCACCAGGATCGACTGCTGGTGCCGACCTTCACCGTCGGCGAAGCACTGTTCCTCGGCCGGGAACCACGCATCGCGGGCACACCGTTCCTCGACCGGCGACTGATGCAGCGCCGTGCGTCTGACATTCTCAATGACTATTTCGGTATCCGGTTGCCGAACGCAGCCTTGATCGGCGAATTGTCGACGGCCGAAAAGCAGATCGTGCAAATCACCCGCGCGCTCCTCAATCAGCCGAAGGTGCTCGTCTTCGACGAGCCGACGGCAGCCTTGGTGCGCCGGGAGGCCGATATCCTCTTCCGGTTGATCCGCCGTCTGCGCGACGAAGGCGTCACCATCATCTATATCTCGCACTATCTGAACGAAATCGAAGAGCTCTGTGACCACGTTACCGTGCTGCGCAACGGGCTCGATGTCGCCTCCTCGCCGATCGGGGACACGTCGGCCGCAGCGATCGCCCGGCTGATGGTCGAGCGCGACATCAAGGAGATGTTTCCGAAGCCGCAGGTGACGCCTGGCGCGGAAATCCTCAAGGTCGAGCAGCTGTCGGCGCCAGGGAAATATACCGATGTCAGCTTCACCCTTCGCCGCGGCGAGGTGCTCGGCCTCACCGGCCTGCTCGGTTCCGGCGCCAAGGAGCTGGTCCGTACTCTCTTCGGCCTGGAGACAGCGGGTCCCGGCCGTATCGAGGTCGGCGGCAGGGTTGCCCGTTTCACCAATCCAACACAGGCAGCCGGCCGCCAGATCGCACTGGTGCCGGAAGACCGGCGTCGCCACGGCGTCGCGCTCGACCTCAGCGTCGCGGAAAACATCAGCCTTTCGAGCCTTGGCCGTTTCACGCGTTTCGGTTTTCTCGATCGCAGGCACGAACAGAGCGAGATCGATGCGCTGATCACACGACTGCAGGTGAAAACCAATGGGCGAAATGCCCTGCTGCGCACGCTTTCGGGCGGCAACCAGCAGAAGGTCGCCATCGCCAAATGGCTGAGCCGTCGCTCCGAGGTCTATCTCCTCGACGAACCGACGGTCGGGGTCGATATCGGCTCCAAGGTCGAGATCTACACGCTGATTGGCGAACTCGCGGCGCGCGGCGCCGGCGTCATCGTGCTGTCTTCGGATCTGCCCGAACTCGTCGGCATTACCGATCGCATCCTTGTGCTCTTCCGCGGGCGCGTAGTGCGGGAATTCATCTCATCGGAGACCAGCGCGGATGCCGTGCTGGCGCAATCGACCGGATCATCCAAGGAACAGCGCCATGTCGGCTGA
- a CDS encoding RES family NAD+ phosphorylase — protein MSAQLLDRTLTSVRIGDPNGTYPIFDATGSTIAPGRWNASGSPIIYTSEHYSTALLEKLVHGSGRLPPNQHYVTITMPRGLSYEVFSEPALPGWDSMPAVVSKAFGENWCQEKRSAILLVPSVVARVDRNVLINPAHPEFSSLTVSLHQPVFWDHRLFGM, from the coding sequence GTGAGCGCACAGCTTCTTGACCGCACGCTGACATCCGTCCGCATCGGCGATCCCAATGGAACCTACCCGATCTTCGATGCCACAGGCTCGACCATCGCGCCGGGGCGGTGGAACGCGTCGGGCAGCCCGATCATCTATACGAGCGAGCACTATTCGACCGCGCTGCTCGAAAAGCTCGTCCATGGCAGCGGCAGGCTGCCGCCCAACCAGCACTATGTCACGATCACCATGCCGCGCGGGCTCAGCTACGAGGTCTTCTCCGAACCGGCGCTGCCGGGCTGGGACAGCATGCCGGCTGTTGTCAGCAAGGCGTTCGGCGAAAACTGGTGCCAGGAAAAGCGCAGCGCCATCCTGCTGGTGCCGAGCGTCGTCGCCCGCGTCGACCGCAACGTGCTGATCAATCCGGCCCACCCGGAATTCTCATCGCTCACGGTCAGCCTCCACCAACCCGTCTTCTGGGATCACCGTCTGTTCGGGATGTGA
- the pdxA gene encoding 4-hydroxythreonine-4-phosphate dehydrogenase PdxA, with product MDRNAKVAVTLGDPAGVGPEVIVKALAALPSEERRDFVIVGNVEALERADRVTGTGLRFGPADRPGDDRIAVDEVALGAALPEIGKVSPVAGDASVRYITRAVDLAMSGEADVIVTAPINKEAMNLAGHHHDGHTGLLAHLTGSKSSFMLLASERLNTIHVSTHISLKGAIERAKTERVLATIEAGHKHFLRLGKKARIAVAGLNPHCGENGLFGTEDTEFLAPAVEQAQAKGIDVVGPISADTVFARAYNGAFDLVIAQYHDQGHIPIKLVAFETAVNVSLGLPIDRVSVDHGTAFDIAGTGKANHVNMLSAIAYARLMARSPRRDVIELGGSVQP from the coding sequence ATGGACAGGAATGCGAAAGTCGCCGTGACGCTCGGCGATCCGGCCGGTGTCGGCCCTGAGGTGATCGTCAAGGCCTTGGCGGCCCTTCCGAGCGAAGAGCGCCGCGATTTCGTCATCGTCGGCAATGTCGAAGCGCTGGAGCGCGCCGACCGCGTCACCGGCACCGGTCTGCGGTTCGGGCCCGCCGATCGCCCCGGTGACGACAGGATCGCCGTAGATGAGGTTGCGCTCGGCGCGGCCCTGCCCGAGATCGGCAAGGTCAGCCCGGTCGCCGGCGATGCCTCGGTGCGCTATATCACCCGCGCGGTCGATCTTGCGATGTCTGGTGAAGCCGATGTCATCGTCACCGCGCCGATCAACAAGGAAGCGATGAACCTTGCCGGCCATCACCATGACGGCCATACCGGGCTTCTCGCCCACCTCACGGGCTCGAAGAGTTCCTTCATGCTGCTTGCCTCCGAGCGGCTGAACACCATCCACGTCTCCACCCACATCTCGCTGAAAGGCGCGATCGAACGCGCCAAGACCGAGCGGGTGCTCGCCACTATCGAAGCAGGCCATAAGCATTTCCTGAGGCTTGGCAAGAAGGCGCGCATCGCCGTTGCCGGCCTCAATCCGCATTGCGGCGAAAATGGCCTGTTCGGCACTGAGGACACGGAATTCCTGGCGCCCGCCGTCGAGCAGGCGCAGGCGAAGGGCATCGACGTCGTCGGCCCGATCTCCGCCGACACGGTGTTCGCCCGCGCCTATAACGGCGCCTTCGATCTGGTCATCGCCCAATATCACGACCAGGGCCACATCCCGATCAAGCTCGTCGCCTTCGAGACGGCGGTCAACGTCTCGCTCGGCCTGCCGATCGACCGCGTCTCGGTCGACCACGGCACCGCCTTCGACATTGCCGGCACCGGCAAGGCCAACCACGTCAACATGCTCTCGGCCATCGCCTATGCCCGGCTGATGGCGCGCTCGCCGCGGCGGGATGTTATTGAGCTCGGCGGGTCCGTACAGCCATAG
- a CDS encoding iron-containing alcohol dehydrogenase, which yields MASLDSPITIVRPHLIEFGIGTAGKLGKWAAEKGYRRMLVISDAFNASRIDVLELKGEVTVFAEVTPEPDTANLEKVLAAANGANAELIVGFGGGSAMDLAKLAAVLAGSAQTLHDVVGPNKVHGPRKAALAQVPTTSGTGSEAGIRALVTDPATMAKLAVESLHMLADIAVIDPALTFSVPARTTAATGIDAMAHCVEAFTNRKAHPMVDIYAIEGTRLVGKYLARAVKDGNDGEARAGLSLASLYGGFCLGPVNTAGGHALAYPLGTRWHVAHGAANALIFPHVLAFNTLAAPEKTKTVMAALGRQTSETIASVFDAAYAFCAELGIEMKLSGLGVPESDLDAMADDAFAIRRLLDNNPRDLTRADIRSIYAAAL from the coding sequence ATGGCCAGCTTGGATTCGCCAATCACGATCGTTCGGCCGCACCTGATCGAATTCGGCATCGGCACGGCGGGAAAGCTCGGCAAATGGGCTGCCGAAAAGGGCTATCGGCGCATGCTTGTCATCTCCGATGCCTTCAATGCCTCGCGCATCGACGTGCTGGAGCTGAAGGGCGAAGTGACGGTCTTTGCTGAAGTGACGCCCGAGCCGGACACGGCCAATCTCGAAAAAGTCCTGGCCGCGGCCAACGGCGCCAACGCCGAACTGATCGTCGGCTTCGGTGGCGGCAGCGCCATGGACCTGGCAAAACTTGCCGCCGTTCTTGCCGGCTCCGCGCAGACGCTGCATGACGTCGTCGGCCCCAACAAGGTGCATGGGCCGCGTAAGGCAGCACTCGCCCAGGTACCGACCACCTCGGGCACCGGCAGCGAGGCCGGCATCCGCGCGCTGGTCACCGATCCGGCCACTATGGCGAAGCTTGCCGTCGAAAGCCTGCATATGCTGGCCGACATCGCCGTCATCGATCCGGCCCTGACCTTCAGCGTGCCGGCCCGCACGACAGCCGCTACCGGCATCGACGCGATGGCCCATTGCGTCGAGGCTTTCACCAATCGCAAGGCCCATCCGATGGTCGATATCTATGCGATCGAGGGAACGCGGCTGGTCGGCAAATATCTCGCCCGTGCCGTCAAGGATGGTAACGACGGCGAGGCGCGCGCCGGCCTGTCGCTCGCCTCGCTGTACGGCGGTTTCTGCCTTGGCCCGGTCAACACTGCCGGCGGCCATGCGCTTGCCTATCCCCTCGGCACGCGCTGGCATGTTGCCCATGGCGCGGCGAACGCGCTGATCTTTCCGCATGTGCTTGCCTTCAACACGCTGGCCGCCCCGGAAAAGACCAAGACGGTGATGGCGGCTCTCGGACGTCAAACCTCGGAAACCATCGCATCCGTCTTCGATGCGGCTTACGCTTTCTGCGCCGAACTCGGTATCGAGATGAAGCTCTCCGGCCTCGGCGTGCCGGAAAGCGATCTCGACGCCATGGCCGACGATGCCTTTGCCATTCGCCGTCTGCTCGACAATAATCCGCGCGATCTCACACGTGCCGACATCCGCTCGATTTACGCAGCCGCGTTGTAG
- a CDS encoding polysaccharide pyruvyl transferase family protein has translation MYHLGEVAIRRLQEKLIKSVRKFVSRGQPYIIMDFPSNKDPGHHASWLGLAKVLQDVTGRLPVLTGGSLQSINEIKDTPGDAPIFICGWADFGDARTGRDDIRYRLACKYPDRTIIQMPQTIDFANEALMEYAKRTIGRHRNFFFMTRDEQSFDLAKANFDCDVEAGPDTAFGIGLLKPFEADPLRVLYVMQPFGEDDVDLAEARAIVDGPLTNWISGPDSLSRLRKSSVVKAAMRRGFSRSEMVAQHHEDVAARYVDYGVKMLSGAQRIITNRLHGHALCLLINKPHVAVARNGSKLHDFISSWTGDTLLVEKAANASELLAAMSRLPYEMNGAWYKSSRPIDLRPGLPAPDLVPQPSIV, from the coding sequence ATGTATCATCTCGGCGAAGTTGCAATACGGCGACTGCAAGAAAAGTTGATTAAATCGGTAAGGAAATTTGTTAGTAGAGGACAACCTTACATTATAATGGATTTTCCATCCAATAAAGATCCCGGCCACCACGCAAGTTGGTTGGGATTGGCAAAAGTATTGCAGGATGTGACAGGGCGCCTGCCGGTGCTTACCGGCGGATCACTTCAAAGTATTAATGAAATAAAAGACACTCCCGGCGACGCGCCAATATTCATTTGCGGGTGGGCCGACTTCGGAGATGCTCGGACCGGCAGAGATGATATTCGCTATCGCCTGGCGTGCAAATATCCGGATCGAACCATCATTCAGATGCCTCAGACAATCGATTTCGCTAACGAGGCACTGATGGAGTACGCGAAGCGTACGATTGGGAGGCATCGCAATTTTTTCTTTATGACGCGCGATGAGCAAAGTTTCGATCTGGCAAAGGCGAACTTCGATTGCGATGTCGAAGCTGGGCCGGACACGGCATTCGGTATCGGGCTGCTTAAACCATTCGAAGCTGATCCTCTCAGGGTATTATACGTCATGCAGCCTTTTGGAGAGGACGACGTTGATCTAGCTGAAGCCCGAGCGATCGTTGACGGACCCCTTACCAATTGGATCAGCGGTCCGGATAGTTTGTCGCGCTTGCGCAAGTCGAGTGTCGTCAAGGCCGCAATGCGGCGTGGCTTCAGCCGTTCCGAGATGGTGGCCCAACATCATGAGGATGTCGCTGCTCGGTATGTCGATTATGGCGTGAAGATGCTGTCCGGCGCGCAACGGATAATCACCAACCGTTTACATGGTCATGCTCTCTGTCTTTTGATCAATAAGCCGCATGTCGCGGTTGCGAGAAACGGAAGCAAACTGCACGACTTCATCAGTAGCTGGACTGGCGACACTCTCCTGGTGGAAAAGGCGGCAAATGCCAGTGAGCTTTTGGCGGCAATGTCCCGCCTTCCGTATGAGATGAACGGTGCTTGGTACAAGTCAAGTCGACCGATAGATCTGCGTCCCGGTCTTCCCGCCCCGGATCTCGTCCCTCAACCCTCTATAGTTTGA
- a CDS encoding lipopolysaccharide biosynthesis protein, translating into MSLARDDDILFSHVSKNRSAAAVTGAFWSAMSTLIPTVLTFAVFVVTSRVLQPQDFGLVALAFSIVSFAGSFGPTAFGEAIIQRAEIRRSHLDTIFLLSLVFSFLVYGVLCLAASPIAAYVGHKEVTYLIYIIGLKVFFDFTAIVPNAIVNRKMSFHLVAVRTVIATITSACICLILVLAGFGLWALAIAQIAATAASCGAAFWGAGWSPGLHLKRASLNDLLHYGFFASGTRFLQTMSLDNLIIGVLLSPSALGIYNFSKRLFDMINNVIAGGLTSVTHVLLSSLRSDPKKVREAFLMATFGCSLVSYPVFIGLAAVAGDAITTIFGAHWIEAVWPVRFYCVIGLMAGIGYVQASLIKSQGEMDWWFYYQLARNLLTLLTIAILYPYGVTTIVFAIMVEVLLFWPITSWKVSRHIELSVGAYLMQFLRPSLACAGMVAVVLLLHESLIHWSPYPRLAVEIVAGGIAYCCLIFALCRARLNVLIGSIKQVRQRKTNRDAIVDPIAHQS; encoded by the coding sequence TTGTCGCTTGCACGAGACGATGATATTCTATTCAGCCATGTCAGTAAGAACCGATCCGCCGCAGCCGTAACGGGTGCCTTCTGGTCGGCGATGAGTACGCTTATTCCGACAGTCCTCACCTTCGCGGTTTTCGTGGTGACGTCTCGCGTTCTCCAACCGCAGGATTTCGGTCTTGTCGCCTTGGCATTCAGTATCGTGTCGTTTGCAGGCAGTTTTGGACCGACTGCGTTTGGTGAAGCAATCATACAGAGAGCCGAAATAAGGCGTAGCCATCTCGATACCATATTCCTACTTTCCCTCGTCTTTTCATTTTTGGTCTACGGAGTTTTGTGTTTAGCCGCGTCGCCAATCGCGGCATACGTGGGGCATAAGGAAGTCACGTACCTTATTTACATCATAGGGCTGAAGGTCTTCTTCGATTTCACGGCCATCGTTCCGAATGCGATTGTCAATAGAAAGATGTCATTCCATCTGGTGGCCGTCCGTACCGTCATCGCCACGATCACGTCTGCTTGCATTTGCCTTATATTGGTTCTCGCGGGCTTCGGCTTGTGGGCGCTGGCGATTGCACAGATCGCGGCCACGGCGGCATCATGCGGCGCTGCCTTCTGGGGTGCGGGGTGGTCGCCTGGACTGCACTTGAAGAGAGCAAGCCTGAACGACCTTCTTCACTATGGCTTTTTTGCTTCTGGCACTCGGTTCTTACAGACCATGAGCTTGGACAACTTGATCATCGGCGTGCTCTTGAGCCCATCGGCACTCGGTATCTATAACTTTTCGAAGCGTTTGTTTGATATGATCAACAACGTTATCGCCGGGGGCTTAACATCCGTCACGCACGTGTTGCTTTCCTCATTGCGAAGCGATCCGAAGAAAGTTCGAGAAGCATTCCTGATGGCAACCTTCGGCTGCTCTCTGGTGTCGTACCCGGTGTTCATTGGCCTTGCCGCAGTTGCCGGTGATGCGATCACCACTATTTTCGGCGCACATTGGATCGAGGCCGTTTGGCCAGTCCGGTTCTACTGCGTCATCGGGTTGATGGCTGGGATCGGCTACGTGCAGGCATCCTTGATAAAGAGCCAAGGGGAGATGGATTGGTGGTTTTACTACCAGCTGGCGCGAAATCTCCTCACGCTCCTGACCATCGCAATTCTTTATCCCTATGGCGTCACAACAATTGTTTTCGCCATTATGGTCGAAGTTCTGTTGTTTTGGCCGATCACCAGTTGGAAGGTTTCGCGGCATATAGAGCTGAGCGTCGGGGCCTATCTGATGCAATTCCTTCGGCCAAGCCTGGCTTGTGCGGGAATGGTTGCCGTCGTTTTGCTCCTGCACGAATCGCTGATTCATTGGTCGCCTTATCCACGGTTGGCCGTGGAAATCGTTGCAGGCGGGATTGCGTACTGCTGCCTGATATTTGCCCTTTGCAGGGCTCGTTTGAATGTCTTGATCGGCAGTATAAAGCAGGTACGGCAGCGCAAGACCAATAGGGACGCAATTGTCGACCCTATCGCCCATCAATCGTGA
- a CDS encoding antitoxin Xre-like helix-turn-helix domain-containing protein: MMGFAAVADVLGLPSREPASRSAFGLLSSIEAGLPVKALDRMALLLAPDDLQFKYRLVPKATYERRKSKHRLSSDEGIRLARLARVWGLALDVWQTEAEARDFLFRPHAMLEDRRPIDVVIQSEIGGELVLDILGSLKYGSAA, translated from the coding sequence ATGATGGGATTTGCTGCCGTTGCCGATGTTCTCGGGCTACCCTCCAGGGAGCCGGCGTCGCGCTCGGCCTTCGGCTTGCTTTCCAGCATTGAGGCGGGACTGCCGGTCAAGGCGCTTGACCGCATGGCGCTGCTTCTGGCGCCTGATGATCTCCAGTTCAAATACCGGCTCGTTCCCAAAGCCACCTATGAGCGGCGCAAGTCCAAGCATCGGCTCTCCTCCGACGAGGGCATAAGGCTCGCCCGCCTCGCGCGGGTCTGGGGGCTGGCGCTCGATGTCTGGCAGACCGAGGCCGAGGCGCGTGATTTCCTGTTTCGCCCGCATGCGATGTTGGAGGACAGGCGGCCGATCGACGTCGTCATCCAGAGCGAGATCGGCGGCGAACTCGTGCTCGATATCCTTGGAAGCCTGAAATACGGCAGCGCTGCGTGA
- a CDS encoding ABC transporter permease gives MSAEAEFAPSGFSAAELPPRPAGNIAAAALRFGSLIVFAAILLIFSLSAPYFLSIGNIGNVLGQSAISGVLAIGLTVVLIAGGSNVVTGGIDLSLAANMGLSAAVYASLTQLGYGDTTAIAAAILTGALIGTVNAIAVVYAGIVPLLATLAVMNVVAGLELVLTGNTVLPASSPFLSALSASDPFGIPVLADVLLGFTVIAAAIVQYTPLGLRLYAVGEFPDAARAAGLPLRRLLAGAFAASGLSGGIAGILSVSYLSGSTTGSGEMLLPVVVTALLGAVFSRRLVPTITGTLLSALLVGFLINGFQLLNISSTLVSGVQGVLILIVVSATTLLRRQEA, from the coding sequence ATGTCGGCTGAAGCGGAATTTGCGCCTTCCGGCTTCTCCGCTGCGGAACTGCCTCCGCGGCCGGCCGGCAATATTGCGGCTGCGGCCTTGCGCTTCGGATCGTTGATCGTTTTTGCCGCTATCCTGCTCATCTTCTCGCTGAGCGCTCCGTATTTTCTCAGCATCGGCAATATCGGCAACGTGCTTGGCCAATCGGCCATCTCGGGCGTGCTTGCCATCGGACTGACGGTCGTGCTGATTGCCGGCGGCTCCAATGTCGTCACCGGCGGCATCGACCTGTCGCTGGCTGCCAATATGGGCCTTAGCGCCGCCGTCTATGCGAGCCTGACGCAACTTGGCTACGGCGACACGACAGCGATTGCAGCGGCGATCTTGACCGGCGCGCTGATCGGCACGGTCAATGCCATTGCCGTCGTCTATGCCGGCATCGTGCCGCTGCTCGCGACGCTTGCCGTCATGAATGTCGTTGCCGGCCTGGAACTGGTGCTGACCGGGAATACCGTCCTCCCAGCCTCGAGCCCCTTCTTATCGGCGCTTTCGGCTTCGGATCCCTTCGGCATACCGGTCCTTGCCGATGTGCTCCTCGGTTTCACGGTGATCGCCGCAGCGATCGTGCAATATACCCCGCTCGGCCTGCGCCTTTATGCCGTCGGCGAGTTTCCGGACGCAGCGCGTGCGGCCGGCCTGCCGCTTCGCCGCCTGCTCGCCGGCGCCTTCGCCGCCAGCGGCCTTTCCGGCGGCATCGCCGGCATCCTCTCGGTTTCCTATCTCAGCGGCAGCACGACGGGTTCCGGGGAGATGCTGTTGCCCGTCGTCGTGACAGCCCTGCTGGGCGCGGTCTTCTCGCGCCGGCTGGTTCCGACAATCACCGGGACGCTGCTTTCAGCACTGCTGGTCGGCTTCCTCATCAACGGTTTCCAGCTGCTGAACATTTCGAGCACATTGGTCAGCGGCGTCCAAGGCGTGCTCATTCTCATCGTCGTTTCCGCGACCACGCTGCTGCGCCGGCAGGAGGCCTGA
- a CDS encoding acyltransferase: MTSLDRGYAPPVIDNGGVSITDRSRYYSLDAMRGFAAICVVATHFQERYAPSAYLAVDFFFVLSGFIIADIYGKRLSRGLPFQAFMTARIKRLYPLYLIGILVGLVQIILLTSWGLRGQSVVDLLVSTVANGAFLPSPMYFLQANPMQGMFPINGPAWSMFWELLVNILFACWLFRLSIRALCLVALVSAALLVCVGLKYGMLNIGWEWPSAIGGLPRVMFSFTAGVVISRLFGGMPAWRKGWTALVPCLLLMICIAAPVPSVLRPYYDLMFAMALAPLIVMLGLFLEMPAKLEALATWIGYISYPVYILHRGVIGVFKPVAGSIGVNGPLAFFVLLSAVVCFAYVTARFLDKTMAVRTRRAQ, from the coding sequence ATGACCAGTCTCGACCGCGGTTATGCGCCACCGGTGATTGACAACGGAGGAGTCTCGATTACCGACCGCAGCCGTTACTATTCTCTCGATGCAATGCGCGGGTTTGCCGCAATTTGCGTTGTGGCTACACATTTCCAAGAGAGATATGCCCCCTCCGCTTATCTGGCAGTCGACTTTTTCTTCGTTCTCAGCGGATTTATTATCGCGGACATTTACGGAAAAAGGCTTTCGCGCGGTCTGCCATTCCAGGCGTTTATGACGGCACGAATCAAACGTCTTTATCCGCTCTATCTGATCGGAATTTTAGTCGGTCTCGTACAGATCATTCTGCTGACAAGCTGGGGGCTGAGAGGCCAAAGTGTCGTTGACCTGCTGGTGTCGACAGTTGCTAACGGGGCTTTTCTGCCCAGCCCGATGTATTTCCTTCAAGCCAACCCAATGCAGGGGATGTTTCCAATCAATGGCCCGGCATGGTCGATGTTCTGGGAACTGTTGGTGAACATACTCTTTGCATGTTGGCTTTTTCGGCTCTCTATCCGCGCCCTTTGTCTCGTTGCCTTGGTCTCGGCTGCATTATTGGTTTGTGTCGGTCTTAAGTACGGTATGTTGAATATCGGCTGGGAGTGGCCTTCCGCGATAGGTGGACTCCCACGAGTAATGTTTTCATTTACTGCAGGGGTCGTGATCAGCCGTCTATTCGGTGGTATGCCCGCCTGGAGGAAGGGTTGGACCGCCTTAGTGCCATGCCTGCTTCTGATGATCTGCATCGCAGCGCCGGTTCCGTCCGTGCTGCGGCCTTATTACGATTTGATGTTCGCGATGGCTTTGGCGCCGCTCATCGTGATGCTTGGCCTCTTTTTGGAGATGCCTGCAAAATTAGAGGCGTTGGCGACGTGGATCGGGTATATCTCCTACCCCGTCTACATCTTGCACCGAGGTGTGATCGGTGTTTTCAAGCCAGTTGCCGGGTCGATCGGGGTGAATGGCCCTCTCGCCTTCTTCGTGCTTCTCAGCGCAGTCGTATGTTTTGCTTATGTAACCGCTCGTTTCCTAGACAAAACTATGGCTGTACGGACCCGCCGAGCTCAATAA
- a CDS encoding sugar ABC transporter substrate-binding protein yields MSIEKSGSRFGRRDLLKLSAAAGVAVAGASLVGQKTVLAADEEPSLKGKRIAISATGTDHFFDLQAYNAQIEEVKRLGGEPIAVDAGRNDGKLVSQLQTLIAQKPDAIVQILGTLSVIDPWLKKARDAGIPVLTVDVGSTNSINNTTSDNWGIGKDLALQLVSDIGGEGNIVVFNGFYGVTPCAIRYDQLVNVVKYFPKVKILQPELRDVIPNTVQDAFTQITAILNKYPEKGSIKAIWSAWDIPQLGATQALAAAGRTEIRTYGVDGSPEVLQLIADPNSPAGADVAQQPAEIGRTAIHNVAKLLAGQTLPRETYVPALLANKTNVGEITKKLGIG; encoded by the coding sequence ATGAGCATCGAAAAGTCCGGAAGCCGCTTCGGAAGACGAGACCTGTTGAAACTGTCCGCAGCGGCCGGGGTCGCCGTCGCCGGCGCTTCGCTGGTCGGGCAGAAGACGGTTTTGGCAGCCGACGAAGAACCGTCGCTGAAAGGCAAGCGCATCGCCATCAGCGCGACCGGCACCGATCATTTCTTCGACCTGCAGGCCTATAATGCCCAGATCGAAGAGGTAAAACGCCTCGGCGGCGAGCCGATCGCCGTCGATGCCGGGCGCAACGACGGCAAACTGGTGTCGCAATTGCAGACGCTGATTGCCCAGAAGCCGGATGCGATCGTTCAAATCCTCGGCACGCTCAGCGTCATCGACCCGTGGCTGAAGAAGGCGCGCGACGCCGGGATTCCTGTTCTGACCGTCGACGTCGGCTCGACCAATTCGATCAACAACACTACCTCCGACAACTGGGGCATCGGCAAGGACCTGGCGCTGCAGCTCGTCTCCGATATCGGCGGCGAAGGCAATATCGTCGTTTTCAACGGCTTCTACGGCGTAACCCCCTGCGCGATCCGCTACGACCAGCTGGTCAATGTCGTCAAATATTTCCCGAAGGTCAAAATCCTCCAGCCGGAACTGCGCGACGTCATCCCGAATACCGTGCAGGACGCCTTCACGCAGATCACGGCGATCCTCAACAAATATCCGGAAAAGGGTTCGATCAAGGCGATCTGGTCGGCCTGGGACATTCCGCAGCTTGGCGCGACCCAGGCCCTAGCGGCCGCCGGGCGGACCGAGATCCGCACCTACGGCGTCGATGGCAGCCCGGAAGTGCTCCAGCTCATCGCCGATCCGAATTCGCCGGCCGGCGCCGATGTCGCCCAGCAGCCGGCGGAAATTGGCCGCACCGCCATCCACAACGTCGCCAAGCTGCTCGCCGGCCAGACCCTGCCGCGCGAGACCTATGTTCCGGCACTACTCGCCAACAAGACCAATGTCGGCGAAATCACCAAGAAGCTCGGCATCGGCTGA